The Henckelia pumila isolate YLH828 chromosome 2, ASM3356847v2, whole genome shotgun sequence genome includes a window with the following:
- the LOC140878306 gene encoding uncharacterized protein, whose translation MSIVLRFVDKDGYVQERFFGLVHVKDTIASTLKVLSHHTLDVQNIRGQGYDGASNMRGEWNRLQALILGECPYAYYVHCFEHRLQLALVAASKEMFSATCEVLLNIIEDGTTLAQRGDADAAYEVLTSFEFVFILHLMRKILDISNLLCQALQLKFQDILNAMHLVSSTKLLIQKLRDDG comes from the exons ATGTCAATTGTCTTGAGGTTTGTTGACAAAGATGGCTATGTGCAAGAGCGCTTCTTTGGACTTGTTCATGTTAAAGATACAATTGCATCAACATTGAAAGTCCTATCTCACCATACTCTTGATGTTCAAAATATTCGAGGGCAAGGTTATGATGGTGCAAGTAACATGCGTGGTGAATGGAATAGATTGCAAGCTTTAATTTTAGGTGAATGCCCTTATGCTTACTATGTTCATTGTTTTGAACATCGTTTGCAATTGGCACTAGTTGCTGCATCGAAGGAA ATGTTTAGTGCAACATGTGAAGTTTTATTGAATATCATTGAGGATGGAACTACACTTGCTCAACGTGGAGATGCTGATGCAGCATATGAGGTCTTGACTTCTTTTGAATTTGTCTTTATTTTGCATCTTATGAGGAAGATTTTGGACATTTCTAATTTGCTTTGTCAAGCTTTGCAACTTAAGTTTCAAGATATTTTGAATGCAATGCATCTCGTTTCATCTACTAAGTTGCTCATTCAGAAATTGAGGGATGATGGATGA